From a single Nicotiana tomentosiformis chromosome 2, ASM39032v3, whole genome shotgun sequence genomic region:
- the LOC138905819 gene encoding uncharacterized protein, producing the protein MAPFEALYGRQCRLPIGWFELDEDKLYGTDLVKDALKKVKLIQERLRTAQSRQKNYAYQKALDLSFMVGVHPIFHVSMLRKYHVDLSRVLDFSTVQLDESIGYEDEPVAIVDRQICQLRSKKIFEVKVQWWGQPVED; encoded by the exons atggctccatttgaggctttatatggtcggcaatgtcgtttgcccatcggatggtttgagctcgACGAggataagttatatggtactgatttggtaaaagatgccttgaaaaaggtgaagttgattcaggagcgacttcgtacagcacagtccagacagaagaattACGCGTATCAGAAGGCgcttgatttatcatttatggtgg GAGTCCATCcaatttttcatgtatctatgctccggaagtatcatgtcgATCTGTCAcgtgtgttagactttagcacggttcagctagatgagagcatAGGTTATGAAGatgaaccagttgccattgttgacaggcagatttgccagttgaggtccaagaagatttttgaggtaaaagttcagtggtggggccaaccagtcgaggattGA